A genomic window from Flavobacterium johnsoniae includes:
- a CDS encoding DUF1810 domain-containing protein has product MNTEDGIERFIRAQQDAYPRALEEIRSGRKQSHWMWFVFPQIRGLGFTDYNVYFGLKDLDEAREYLNDPVLGKRLVEISQAVLGLNGKTALEIFGKPDQRKLRSCMTLFSRIADADPVFGKVLQKYYGGILDEKTISILGTQN; this is encoded by the coding sequence ATGAATACAGAAGACGGCATTGAAAGATTTATCAGGGCGCAGCAGGATGCCTATCCCCGAGCATTGGAAGAAATCAGAAGCGGACGCAAGCAGAGCCACTGGATGTGGTTTGTCTTCCCGCAGATCAGGGGTCTGGGTTTTACGGACTATAATGTATATTTTGGGCTAAAGGACCTGGACGAAGCCAGGGAATATCTTAACGATCCGGTACTGGGGAAACGTCTAGTCGAGATTTCACAGGCGGTCCTGGGACTGAACGGAAAAACCGCGCTGGAGATTTTCGGAAAGCCTGACCAGCGGAAGCTCAGGTCCTGCATGACGCTGTTCAGCAGGATTGCCGATGCGGATCCGGTCTTCGGAAAAGTGCTTCAGAAATACTATGGCGGAATTTTGGATGAGAAAACAATTTCCATTCTCGGGACTCAAAATTAG
- a CDS encoding SOS response-associated peptidase, with protein MCYYTQQNASIEDLKRRFNAELDNEETYLQSDFINGFSHPNIPVILNSSPHLITTDYTWGLLPSWAKDIEFRKNTLNARIESIDEKASFKNITHNRCLIIASAYYEWHWNDEKGKSKDKYQINSQDDEIFTFAGLYSSWTDPLTDEIKNTYTMVTTKANGLMQYIHNHKLRMPIMLKRQDESAWLDQSVKIEDFAFPYQGNLVGFQI; from the coding sequence ATGTGTTATTATACCCAGCAGAATGCCTCAATAGAAGATCTCAAAAGACGCTTTAATGCGGAACTCGACAATGAGGAAACCTATCTGCAGTCGGATTTTATAAACGGGTTCTCCCATCCAAATATCCCTGTGATACTTAATTCCTCTCCGCACCTGATCACAACGGATTACACCTGGGGGCTTCTCCCGTCATGGGCGAAGGATATAGAATTCAGAAAAAATACGCTCAATGCAAGGATAGAGAGCATAGACGAAAAGGCCTCCTTCAAAAACATCACCCATAACCGATGCCTGATAATAGCATCTGCCTACTACGAATGGCATTGGAATGATGAGAAGGGAAAAAGCAAGGATAAGTACCAGATCAACTCGCAGGATGATGAAATCTTTACGTTTGCCGGCCTGTATTCCTCCTGGACGGATCCCCTAACCGATGAAATTAAAAACACCTACACCATGGTGACCACAAAAGCAAACGGCCTGATGCAGTACATCCATAACCATAAGCTCAGAATGCCCATTATGCTGAAGCGGCAGGACGAATCCGCATGGCTGGACCAGTCGGTGAAAATCGAGGATTTCGCCTTTCCCTATCAGGGAAATCTGGTCGGCTTTCAAATCTAA